In Nitrobacteraceae bacterium AZCC 1564, the following proteins share a genomic window:
- a CDS encoding acyl dehydratase (product_source=COG2030; cath_funfam=3.10.129.10; cog=COG2030; pfam=PF01575; superfamily=54637) produces the protein MQLTFEDFQPGPFGTFGPHHVSHEDIIAFATEYDPQPMHLDEEAAKHSLLKGLAGSGWHMCALLMRISWDGFIRRIASSGAPGVDEVRWVSPLRPGDDLTVTVEVLEKRESKSRPELGFVTIKNDMRNASGQTLMIAKLPIMVFKRTALGAN, from the coding sequence ATGCAGCTCACCTTTGAAGACTTTCAGCCTGGTCCATTCGGGACCTTTGGTCCCCACCATGTGTCGCATGAGGACATCATCGCGTTTGCCACCGAGTACGATCCGCAGCCAATGCATCTCGACGAGGAGGCGGCTAAGCACTCGTTGCTGAAAGGGCTTGCCGGCTCCGGCTGGCACATGTGCGCGTTGCTGATGCGGATATCTTGGGATGGCTTCATTCGACGGATTGCCTCGAGCGGCGCGCCGGGCGTCGATGAAGTGCGCTGGGTGTCGCCGCTGCGGCCGGGCGATGATCTGACCGTGACCGTTGAGGTGCTCGAAAAGCGCGAGTCCAAAAGCCGTCCTGAGCTCGGCTTTGTGACCATTAAGAACGATATGCGCAACGCGTCAGGACAGACACTGATGATCGCCAAGCTTCCCATCATGGTGTTTAAGCGCACGGCGCTTGGCGCGAACTGA
- a CDS encoding small-conductance mechanosensitive channel (product_source=COG0668; cog=COG0668; pfam=PF14110; superfamily=144091; transmembrane_helix_parts=Inside_1_21,TMhelix_22_44,Outside_45_58,TMhelix_59_81,Inside_82_101), translated as MFHFQDLFRWDRFIAPTIIKSFYWLVIALIALFGISSIFSALTLMAVSPFGGSILLLAALAGIAVGIIFARIAAELILIIFRINEHLGAIREQGQDRQQHY; from the coding sequence ATGTTCCATTTTCAGGATCTCTTCCGGTGGGACCGATTTATCGCCCCCACGATCATCAAGTCATTTTACTGGCTCGTCATAGCGCTGATCGCGCTGTTTGGGATTTCCAGTATCTTTTCCGCACTGACCTTGATGGCGGTGAGTCCGTTTGGCGGCTCCATCCTGCTGCTGGCCGCCCTGGCCGGCATTGCGGTCGGAATCATCTTCGCACGCATCGCTGCGGAATTGATCCTGATCATTTTCCGGATCAACGAGCATCTCGGCGCGATCCGCGAGCAAGGCCAGGACCGGCAACAACATTATTGA
- a CDS encoding GTP-binding protein YchF (product_source=TIGR00092; cath_funfam=3.40.50.300; cog=COG0012; ko=KO:K06942; pfam=PF01926,PF06071; smart=SM00382; superfamily=52540; tigrfam=TIGR00092) encodes MGFKCGIVGLPNVGKSTLFNALTETAAAQAANYPFCTIEPNVGAVAVPDPRLEKLAAVAKSAQIIPTQLTFVDIAGLVRGASKGEGLGNQFLANIREVDAVAHVVRCFEDSDITHVEGKIAPLADIETIETELMLADLDSLEKRVDNLTKKAKGNDKDAKEQLELVERALKLLRDGKPTRGMERKPEEERNFRMLGLLTSKPVLYVCNVEEGSAATGNSFSQQVVEYAKKEGAVAVVISAKIESEIATLSREERADFLDTLGLEEAGLDRLIRAGYELLHLITYFTIGPKEARAWTITKGTKAPAAAGVIHTDFEKGFIRAETIAYDDYVANNGEAGARDTGKLRLEGKEYVVADGDVMHFRFNN; translated from the coding sequence ATGGGATTCAAATGCGGTATCGTCGGACTGCCCAATGTCGGCAAGTCCACCTTGTTCAATGCGCTGACTGAAACGGCGGCGGCACAGGCGGCGAACTATCCGTTCTGCACCATCGAGCCGAACGTCGGTGCGGTGGCGGTGCCCGACCCGCGCCTGGAGAAGCTTGCAGCCGTCGCCAAGTCGGCGCAGATCATTCCGACGCAACTGACGTTCGTGGATATCGCCGGTTTGGTGCGTGGTGCGTCCAAGGGCGAGGGCCTCGGCAACCAGTTTCTGGCCAACATCCGTGAGGTTGATGCAGTCGCACATGTGGTGCGCTGCTTCGAGGATTCCGACATCACCCATGTCGAGGGGAAGATTGCACCGCTCGCCGACATCGAGACCATTGAGACGGAGCTGATGCTGGCGGATCTCGACAGTCTCGAGAAGCGCGTCGACAACCTGACAAAGAAGGCCAAGGGCAACGACAAGGACGCCAAGGAGCAACTCGAACTGGTCGAGCGTGCGCTCAAGCTGCTGCGGGATGGCAAGCCGACGCGCGGCATGGAACGCAAGCCAGAGGAAGAGCGCAACTTCCGCATGCTCGGCCTGCTGACCTCAAAGCCCGTTCTTTATGTCTGCAACGTCGAGGAGGGCTCTGCTGCCACCGGCAATTCGTTTTCGCAGCAGGTTGTGGAATATGCGAAGAAGGAAGGCGCGGTCGCGGTGGTTATCTCTGCCAAGATCGAATCCGAGATCGCGACACTGTCACGTGAAGAGCGCGCAGATTTCCTCGATACCCTCGGGTTGGAGGAAGCTGGTCTCGACCGTCTGATCCGCGCAGGTTACGAGCTTTTGCATCTGATTACCTACTTCACGATCGGTCCGAAGGAAGCGCGCGCCTGGACGATTACCAAGGGCACCAAAGCGCCAGCAGCTGCGGGCGTCATCCATACCGATTTCGAGAAGGGCTTCATCCGCGCCGAGACCATTGCCTATGACGATTATGTCGCGAATAACGGCGAAGCGGGCGCCCGCGACACCGGCAAGCTACGGCTGGAAGGCAAGGAGTACGTGGTCGCTGACGGTGACGTCATGCACTTCAGATTTAACAACTAA
- a CDS encoding PTH1 family peptidyl-tRNA hydrolase (product_source=KO:K01056; cath_funfam=3.40.50.1470; cog=COG0193; ko=KO:K01056; pfam=PF01195; superfamily=53178; tigrfam=TIGR00447) — MRLFVGLGNPGTKYQGNRHNIGFMVVDDIARRHGFAPWRRRFQGETSEGTLDGERVILLKPSTYMNESGRAVSEAANFFKLGVGDIVVFHDEIELPPAKVRVKVGGGIAGHNGLRSISAHVGNDYRRVRLGVGHPGVKEFVHAHVLNDFAKAERPWVEALCDAITDNAALLVTNKDSSFQNKVHLAMQAKGFALDKDNGGDK; from the coding sequence ATGCGCCTGTTCGTCGGACTGGGCAATCCCGGCACGAAGTACCAGGGCAACCGGCACAACATCGGGTTCATGGTTGTCGACGATATTGCGCGGCGTCACGGTTTCGCACCGTGGCGCCGCCGCTTTCAGGGGGAGACCTCGGAAGGCACACTCGACGGCGAGCGCGTCATTCTGCTTAAGCCTTCCACCTACATGAACGAATCCGGTCGCGCTGTGAGCGAGGCTGCGAATTTCTTCAAGCTTGGGGTTGGCGATATCGTCGTGTTTCATGATGAGATCGAATTGCCGCCCGCCAAGGTGCGCGTGAAGGTTGGCGGCGGCATCGCCGGACACAACGGGCTTCGTTCGATTTCGGCGCATGTCGGTAACGACTACCGTCGTGTGCGGCTCGGTGTCGGCCATCCAGGCGTCAAAGAATTCGTGCATGCCCATGTGCTGAACGATTTCGCCAAAGCCGAGCGGCCATGGGTCGAGGCGCTGTGCGATGCCATTACGGACAATGCGGCCTTGCTGGTGACCAACAAGGATTCATCGTTCCAGAACAAAGTGCATCTCGCGATGCAGGCCAAAGGGTTTGCATTGGACAAGGATAACGGCGGCGATAAGTAG
- a CDS encoding large subunit ribosomal protein L25 (product_source=KO:K02897; cath_funfam=2.170.120.20,2.40.240.10; cog=COG1825; ko=KO:K02897; pfam=PF01386,PF14693; superfamily=50715; tigrfam=TIGR00731) codes for MATVKELKATARPKAGKGAARAERRAGRVPAVIYGDNQPPLTISLDDKAVRQSIFAGHFLTTLFNIDLDGKKHRVIPRDYALDPVKDFPIHVDFLRLAQGATIRVSVPLHVTGAEVSPGVKRGGTVNIVNHTVDLEADVEHIPQFIEVDVSKLEINNSIHLSDVELPKGVKAVSRDDQTLVTVVPPSGYAEETKAAGAAEAAAAGAAPAAGAAAAPAAGAKAPAAGGDKKK; via the coding sequence ATGGCGACCGTCAAGGAATTGAAGGCGACCGCGCGTCCGAAGGCCGGCAAGGGGGCCGCCCGCGCAGAGCGCCGTGCTGGCCGCGTGCCAGCCGTGATCTATGGTGACAACCAGCCCCCGCTGACCATCTCGCTCGACGACAAGGCCGTGCGTCAGAGCATTTTCGCTGGTCACTTCCTCACCACGCTTTTCAACATCGACCTTGATGGCAAGAAGCATCGCGTCATTCCGCGTGACTACGCGCTGGATCCGGTGAAGGATTTCCCGATTCACGTCGACTTCCTGCGTCTGGCCCAGGGCGCAACCATCCGCGTCAGCGTTCCGCTGCACGTAACGGGCGCCGAAGTCTCGCCGGGCGTGAAGCGTGGTGGCACGGTCAACATCGTCAACCACACCGTTGATCTGGAAGCGGATGTCGAGCACATCCCGCAGTTCATCGAGGTCGACGTTTCGAAGCTCGAAATCAACAACTCGATCCACCTCAGCGATGTGGAGCTGCCGAAGGGTGTGAAGGCGGTTTCGCGCGACGACCAGACGCTGGTTACCGTCGTTCCGCCGTCGGGTTATGCCGAAGAGACCAAGGCTGCCGGTGCTGCAGAAGCTGCTGCAGCTGGTGCGGCGCCTGCGGCTGGTGCAGCAGCGGCTCCGGCTGCTGGTGCGAAGGCGCCTGCGGCCGGCGGCGACAAGAAGAAGTAA
- a CDS encoding uncharacterized protein (DUF2336 family) (product_source=COG5330; cog=COG5330; pfam=PF10098) translates to MPTEAFSLCLIGVVAVQNAETSLFDELDTALRSGSPGRRVTLLRRVTDLFLYDANRLSEEHVSIFDNVLCHLIREIETRALVEISSRLAPITNAPVDLTCQLAGHHDIAVAGTMLSISPRLTTDDLVNFAKTRSQAHLFAISERASIAPAITDVLLDRGNRAVIHNVAINAGACLSDHGFAALLKASETDDSLAEKAGLRLDLPPHVLKELLLRATDAVRSRLFSRAPSELQAEVRRILHIAANDAGWETRAPQDYVSAKRFVELLKERGELNEAVLLKFAQTRKYEETTAALASLSSAPLEIIKPLMESPRDDGLLIPCKAAGCSWETLRAILECKTPPGATHKDLDKLEAAFAKLSRSSAQRLLRFWQIRH, encoded by the coding sequence GTGCCGACAGAAGCGTTTTCGTTATGTCTCATTGGGGTCGTCGCCGTGCAGAACGCCGAAACTTCCCTGTTTGACGAACTGGATACCGCCCTTCGCAGCGGATCGCCGGGACGGCGCGTCACCCTACTCCGGCGCGTTACGGATCTCTTTCTGTATGACGCCAATCGACTAAGCGAAGAGCATGTCAGCATTTTCGACAATGTGCTCTGCCATCTCATTCGCGAGATCGAAACCAGGGCGCTGGTCGAAATCAGCAGCCGCCTGGCACCCATCACCAATGCGCCAGTGGACCTCACGTGCCAACTGGCCGGGCATCACGACATCGCCGTTGCCGGCACGATGCTGTCGATCTCGCCTCGTCTAACAACGGATGACCTCGTTAATTTCGCAAAGACAAGGAGCCAAGCGCATCTGTTTGCCATTTCCGAACGCGCTTCGATCGCTCCAGCGATCACGGATGTGCTTCTCGATCGCGGAAATCGCGCCGTGATCCACAACGTTGCCATCAATGCAGGTGCATGCCTATCCGATCACGGCTTTGCAGCGCTTCTCAAGGCATCCGAGACCGACGACAGCCTCGCGGAAAAAGCCGGACTGCGGCTCGATCTGCCGCCGCATGTTCTCAAGGAGCTTCTGTTGCGCGCAACTGACGCTGTTCGATCACGTCTGTTTTCACGCGCACCGTCTGAACTTCAGGCCGAAGTCCGACGCATACTGCACATCGCGGCCAATGACGCCGGTTGGGAGACGCGCGCGCCTCAAGACTATGTCTCCGCAAAACGATTTGTGGAGTTGTTGAAGGAACGAGGCGAACTGAACGAGGCAGTGTTGCTGAAATTTGCCCAGACGCGGAAATATGAAGAGACGACCGCCGCGCTCGCATCGCTGTCCTCCGCTCCGCTCGAAATCATCAAGCCACTCATGGAGAGCCCGCGCGACGATGGCCTCCTGATCCCCTGCAAAGCGGCCGGTTGCTCCTGGGAGACTCTGCGCGCCATTCTGGAATGTAAAACGCCGCCCGGCGCCACCCACAAAGATCTCGATAAACTCGAGGCTGCTTTTGCGAAGCTTTCGAGGTCGAGCGCGCAACGTTTGTTGCGCTTCTGGCAAATCCGACACTAA
- a CDS encoding G3E family GTPase (product_source=COG0523; cath_funfam=3.40.50.300; cog=COG0523; pfam=PF02492,PF07683; smart=SM00382,SM00833; superfamily=52540) — protein sequence MKKLPVTVLSGFLGAGKTALMNHVLNNRQGLRVAVIVNDMSEVNIDADLIRDGGANLSRTDETLVEMTNGCICCTLRDDLLKEVRQLAQDQRFDYLLIESTGISEPLPVAATFDFRDESGQSLGDVAKLDTMVTVVDAVNLLRDYASHDFLRDRGESLGEQDKRTLVDLLVDQIEFADTIVLNKVDDATPAQREAARSILKALNPEAEIIEANFSKVSLNKILNTGRFDFEKAQQHPVWFKELYGFASHVPETEEYGVSNFVYRARRPFDPQKFHAFITSSWPGVIRAKGHFWLATRPQWVGELSQAGAIVRNEAMGFWWAAIPKERWPDHPEWRAAIEKNWSEVWGDRRQEIVFIGHGMDRAELTRRLDACLVTSGKAGAMDVEAWAKLPDPFPIWRRAAA from the coding sequence ATGAAAAAACTGCCCGTCACCGTGCTCTCCGGCTTCCTCGGAGCTGGGAAAACCGCCCTCATGAATCATGTGCTCAACAACCGGCAGGGCCTGCGAGTGGCTGTGATCGTGAACGACATGAGCGAGGTGAACATCGACGCGGATCTCATCCGCGATGGTGGTGCGAACCTGTCACGGACTGACGAAACGCTGGTCGAGATGACCAACGGGTGTATCTGCTGCACGTTGCGGGACGACCTGCTCAAAGAAGTCCGCCAACTCGCTCAGGATCAACGTTTTGATTATCTGCTGATCGAATCCACCGGCATTTCCGAGCCCCTGCCCGTCGCAGCAACCTTCGACTTCCGTGATGAAAGCGGCCAAAGCCTCGGCGACGTCGCCAAGCTCGACACTATGGTCACGGTGGTCGATGCCGTGAACCTGCTTCGAGATTACGCGTCGCACGATTTCCTGCGGGATCGCGGTGAATCCCTCGGCGAGCAAGACAAGCGCACGCTGGTCGACCTGCTCGTCGATCAGATCGAGTTTGCCGATACAATCGTGCTCAATAAGGTTGATGATGCCACGCCGGCACAGCGCGAGGCCGCACGAAGCATTCTCAAGGCGCTCAATCCCGAAGCAGAGATTATCGAGGCCAATTTTTCAAAGGTGTCGCTGAACAAGATTTTGAATACGGGGCGTTTCGATTTCGAGAAGGCACAACAGCACCCGGTATGGTTCAAGGAACTTTACGGCTTCGCCAGCCACGTCCCAGAAACAGAAGAGTACGGCGTCAGCAATTTCGTCTATCGTGCGCGCCGTCCGTTCGACCCGCAGAAATTTCACGCCTTTATCACATCAAGTTGGCCCGGCGTCATTCGCGCCAAAGGTCATTTTTGGCTAGCGACGCGACCACAATGGGTCGGTGAGCTCAGTCAGGCCGGCGCCATCGTGCGCAACGAAGCCATGGGCTTCTGGTGGGCGGCTATCCCGAAGGAGCGCTGGCCGGATCATCCGGAATGGCGCGCGGCCATCGAAAAGAACTGGTCGGAGGTATGGGGCGACCGGCGACAGGAAATCGTCTTCATCGGCCACGGCATGGATCGCGCTGAACTCACACGCCGCCTCGATGCATGCCTGGTCACCTCCGGCAAAGCCGGCGCGATGGATGTCGAGGCGTGGGCCAAACTGCCGGATCCGTTTCCGATCT